The proteins below come from a single Miscanthus floridulus cultivar M001 chromosome 1, ASM1932011v1, whole genome shotgun sequence genomic window:
- the LOC136482645 gene encoding B3 domain-containing protein Os03g0619600-like, whose translation MARSGGSRTRMKKPCDCCKRYLDHLEQKNQNVSCFLGHMTANFKHSMVVPNRFMKQFGGRLSGTIKLESPNGNVYDVEVSEHLNKLMLRHGWEAFVDANHIEENDFLIFRHIEKSHFEVLIFDTDGCEKVFSCAGLRNTPCVQERSVDSVGISSSSCHDTTESSGSERSARSEKSGSSNHGKTAKMAATFSSSEESEGTPVENELSESDDIQTRPVADYVLARRSYLSKAQMERVTAIIQKIQPEIPVFVAVMQKRNVQPLGRLVICKEYAISHFPRETMYITLQSPDKSKEWHSRYYIRKDKSTYILRGQWFNFIRDNHVQEGDICLFLPTKSRRKFKLTIYLLRATATNSKGGTVSRTCFQRPDPCHARSSGKIASAGDVKEESTDGEHVSWESDMNEISGGPPNSKDSGGHPEPSYILPGTSGLSRSQKKIIEAKVRAIKSEVPIYIAIMRKTNTAVAKLEFGTEYAAAHLPAREQTMVLQCKRKIWKAKMKVSSRHRRFLGRGWTTFVRDNGLQVGDLSLFELKKNERKLTMEVHIISREQL comes from the exons ATGGCTAGAAGTGGTGGTTCTCGGACTCGAATGAAGAAACCTTGTGATTGCTGCAAAAGGTACTTGGACCATTTGGAACAAAAGAATCAAAATGTAAGCTGCTTCCTAGGGCATATGACTGCCAATTTTAAACATAGCATG GTAGTGCCAAACAGATTTATGAAGCAGTTTGGAGGAAGGTTGTCAGGAACCATCAAATTAGAATCCCCTAATGGCAATGTGTACGATGTTGAAGTTTCAGAGCACTTAAATAAGTTGATGCTCCGACATGGATGGGAGGCATTTGTTGATGCAAATCACATAGAAGAGAATGACTTCTTGATCTTTCGTCACATTGAGAAATCTCATTTTGAGGTTCTGATCTTCGATACCGATGGTTGTGAGAAAGTCTTTTCTTGTGCTGGCCTAAGAAACACCCCATGTGTTCAAGAACGAAGTGTAGATTCTGTTGGTATTTCAAGCAGCTCTTGTCATGATACCACAGAATCATCAGGAAGTGAAAGGTCCGCAAGGTCTGAGAAGAGTGGATCAAGTAACCATGGAAAGACCGCAAAGATGGCTGCAACATTCTCATCATCTGAGGAGTCAG AAGGCACTCCAGTGGAAAATGAACTTTCTGAGTCAGATGACATTCAGACACGGCCTGTGGCTGATTATGTTTTAGCACGTAGAAGTTATCTATCTAAAGCACAAATGGAGAGAGTAACGGCTATTATTCAGAAAATTCAACCTGAGATCCCTGTTTTTGTAGCAGTCATGCAGAAGAGAAATGTTCAACCCCTGGGTCGTTTG GTTATTTGTAAGGAATATGCAATCTCACATTTTCcacgagaaacaatgtatatcaCACTCCAGAGCCCGGACAAGAGCAAGGAGTGGCATTCCAGATATTACATAAGAAAAGATAAAAGTACGTACATTCTTAGGGGGCAGTGGTTCAATTTTATTCGTGACAATCATGTGCAGGAAGGAGATATATGCCTCTTTCTACCGACAAAAAGTCGAAGGAAATTCAAGTTGACGATCTATCTGCTTCGCGCAACAGCAACTAATTCCAAGGGTGGAActgttagtagaacttgttttcAAAGGCCTGACCCATGCCATGCTAGATCAAGTGGAAAGATCGCTTCTGCAGGTGACGTTAAGGAGGAATCAACAGATG GAGAACATGTTTCATGGGAGAGTGACATGAATGAAATTTCTGGTGGACCTCCAAACAGCAAGGATTCAGGAGGTCATCCTGAGCCGTCCTACATTTTACCAGGAACGAGCGGTCTATCTCGATCCCAAAAGAAGATTATTGAGGCCAAAGTGAGAGCCATCAAATCTGAAGTTCCCATTTACATAGCAATAATGAGGAAGACCAATACTGCTGTCGCTAAGCTA GAATTCGGCACAGAATATGCTGCTGCTCATCTTCCAGCTAGAGAGCAAACCATGGTGCTCCAGTGCAAGAGGAAGATCTGGAAGGCCAAAATGAAGGTTTCGAGTCGCCACAGGAGGTTTCTGGGGAGAGGCTGGACGACATTTGTTCGTGACAACGGTCTGCAAGTCGGTGACCTCTCTCTGTTTGAACTGAAGAAGAACGAGAGGAAGCTTACCATGGAGGTCCATATTATCTCCAGGGAGCAGCTTTAG